CCCAGAGCGCCAGCGCTCAGCGCACTCCAGTAGGCGAGGAAGGAGCGGCTGAGGGGCCGGGAAGTCCATGCGGCGGTCATCCCTTAGGGTGTGCGGTACGCTCCTGAAAATGCGACAGACTATTTTGGGTTCGGTGCTGGGGGAACCGTGGACCGTGGAGGACCCCGAGCAGGCGAGACTCTTGGTGGATCCCGTGGCTCTGCGGCTGTTCAGTCCCTTTCTGGCACGCGAGGCCAGCGCCTCCCAGGCAGCACGGGAGGCCGGGGTGAGCGTGGAGCGCATGCTGTACCGGGTGGGACAGTTCCTGAGGCATGGCCTGCTGAAGGTGGTGCGCGAAGAGCCCCGCGCGGGACGGCCCGTCCGGATCTACCGCTCGGTGGCCGACGCCTACCAAGTGCCGTTCCACCTCACGCCCTTTGCCGACCTGGAGGCACTGATTCACGAGCAGGCAGATCCTGCCGACCGCAGGCGAAATCGCGCGATGGCTCGCCTGCTGAACCGTCAAGGCCTGACCAGACGGCTGGTCTACCGTGATGCCCGCAGCGGTGATGTCCACACGGTGACGGACCTGCCTCAGCAGTCCGGGTGGGACGGACTGATCGGGTGCTGGCCCGCAGGCGACTTCACCGGTATTTTTTGGCTGGAAGAGGAGACCGCCCGGGAGATCTCCAACCGCTTCCGTGACCTGCTGGGGTTGCTGCGTCAGGCCACCCTCCCCGAGGGGAGAGGTCGCCCCTTCCAACTGCAGGTGGCCCTGACGCCCCTGGAACCTGAAGACCTCTCCTGATCCGGCCCTCCGGTCATGGGGCCTGCTGCCCGAGTGGAGCCGATCATTCGCCGTGCCCTGCGGGAACCCGAAGGCTTTGCCCAGCGCTTCGCCTCCTGCGGGGTGGCTCGGGTCGTCGTGGACCACCTGCACCCGCGGGCCGGTGACCCCAACCAGTCGGGTAGCACCTGGGACGGTTGTGGCCAGTTGTTGGAGTAGGGTGACGCGGTGCTGAGCAGTCAAAAGCTCCCCGGCTACCGATTCCCCCTCGCGGTCATCGGCTACGCCGTCTGGCTCTACCACCGGTTCACCCTGAGCTACCGCGATGTCGAAGAACTCCTGCTGTAACGGGGTATCTGCGTGACCCGCGAGTCCATTCGGACTTGGTGTATCAAGTTTAGCGATCTCTTCGCCCAGGGCCTCCGTCACCGGGAACCCCGTCGGGGTTCCCGATGGCATCTCGGCGAAATGTGCGTGGACGTGGGCGGCATCAAACACTGGTTGTAGCGGGCAGTCGACGAACACAGCTCCATGCTGGACGTTTTCCTTCAGCAAGACCGCGATACCAAGGCGGCTAAATCGTTCTTTGGTCGGTTGCTGGGGCAATACGATGTGCTGGAGGTCATTCATACCGACAAGC
This region of Deinococcus apachensis DSM 19763 genomic DNA includes:
- a CDS encoding winged helix-turn-helix domain-containing protein produces the protein MRQTILGSVLGEPWTVEDPEQARLLVDPVALRLFSPFLAREASASQAAREAGVSVERMLYRVGQFLRHGLLKVVREEPRAGRPVRIYRSVADAYQVPFHLTPFADLEALIHEQADPADRRRNRAMARLLNRQGLTRRLVYRDARSGDVHTVTDLPQQSGWDGLIGCWPAGDFTGIFWLEEETAREISNRFRDLLGLLRQATLPEGRGRPFQLQVALTPLEPEDLS